A genomic region of Gadus macrocephalus chromosome 5, ASM3116895v1 contains the following coding sequences:
- the cpxm1a gene encoding probable carboxypeptidase X1: MVSLWCALMSSVPGLQPTDGKMEMQWCLFPAAIFLLSVANGGTLADSEALSNEQYSAVGSRRTSLTLNSTASPTVTYPTSSPRTLRTPLQTTAPPDPQTTTSSRGKPQKRRRKERKSKEENSEEDVGHEKSKAGAATKGLECPPLGLESLRVDDNKLRASSVQRPGLGAHRGRLNIQSGIEEGDLYDGAWCAQHQDRLQWLEMDAVEMTLFTAVILQGRSSVWSWDWVETYKVQLSNDSIHWVPCMNGSQEMVFEGNRDQYTPVLGALATPTVARYLRINPQTWFINGTVCLRAEILGCRVPGRSEGQRHEADSGSKDGLDFRHHNYMEMRKLMREVSQQCPDITRIYTIGKSYNGLKLYVMEISDNPGKHELGEPEFRYIANMHGNEVLGRELLLNLMQYMCREYKRGNQRIVRLVTETRIHLLPSMNPDGYETAYEKGSELSGWALGRYSVEGIDLNHNFPDLNNILWDAQEVAAWGKTKVPNHYVPIPEYYTKEEAMVAPETRAVISWMQDIPFVLSASLHGGELVVVYPHDCTKDWAPKEYTASPDDSFFRWLATVYASTNLAMLNPDRRMCHVDDFQRTRNIVNGGAWHTVPGSMGDFSYFHTNCFEVTVELSCDKYPHVSELPQEWENNKESLLIYMEQVHRGIKGVVRDKMTRRGLADAIIKVEDHDHDIRTAADGDYWRLLNPGEYRVVAWAEGYLPAARSCRVGMEARATPCDFHLVKTPLQRLKDIRAKGGKVPQDLQLRLRALRLRKLRVTTKVLNQRREKQQQQQRRRA, from the exons ATGGTAAGTCTGTGGTGTGCTCTGATGTCCAGTGTGCCTGGTCTGCAACCAACCGACGGCAAGATGGAAATGCAGTGGTGCCTTTTTCCTGCGGCGATTTTTCTGTTAAGCGTAGCCAACGGCGGGACCTTGGCGGACAGTGAAGCCCTTTCAAACGAACAATATAGCGCAGTGGGTAGCAGGCGTACCTCACTAACTTTGAACAGCACTGCATCCCCCACAGTGACCTATCCCACCAGCTCTCCACGCACTTTGCGGACACCGCTGCAGACCACAGCTCCTCCCGACCCGCAGACGACCACCAGCTCCCGGGGAAAACCGCAGAAGAGGAGACGGAAGGAGAGGAAATCGAAGGAGGAGAACTCCGAGGAAGACGTTGGACACGAGAAGAGCAAGGCTGGCGCTGCCACAAAGGGATTGG AGTGTCCTCCGCTGGGCCTGGAGTCTCTGCGTGTGGACGACAACAAGCTGCGGGCCTCCTCCGTCCAGAGGCCGGGCCTGGGGGCCCACAGGGGCCGGCTCAACATCCAG TCGGGCATCGAGGAGGGCGACCTGTACGACGGGGCGTGGTGCGCTCAGCATCAGGAccggctgcagtggctggagaTGGACGCGGTCGAGATGACCCTCTTCACCGCCGTCATCCTCCAGGGTCGCAGCTCCGTCTGGAG CTGGGACTGGGTGGAGACCTACAAGGTTCAGCTGAGCAACGACTCGATCCACTGGGTGCCCTGCATGAACGGATCCCAGGAGATG GTGTTCGAGGGGAACCGGGACCAGTACACGCCAGTGCTGGGCGCCCTGGCGACCCCCACCGTGGCCCGCTACCTCCGCATCAACCCCCAGACCTGGTTCATCAACGGCACCGTCTGCCTCCGGGCTGAGATCCTGGGCTGCAGGGTTCCCG GTCGGTCTGAAGGCCAGCGCCACGAGGCAGACTCCGGTTCCAAGGACGGTCTTGACTTCAGACATCACAACTACATGGAGATGAGGAAG CTGATGAGGGAGGTGAGCCAGCAGTGTCCGGACATCACGCGGATCTACACCATCGGGAAGAGCTACAACGGCCTCAAGCTCTACGTCATGGAGATCTCAGACAACCCGGGGAAACACGAGTTGG GGGAGCCGGAGTTCCGCTACATCGCCAACATGCACGGGAACGAGGTCCTTGGCCGGGAGCTGCTGCTCAACCTCATGCAGTACATGTGTCGCGAGTACAAGCGCGGCAACCAGCGAATCGTACGGCTCGTCACCGAGACCAGGATCCACCTGCTGCCCTCCATGAACCCCGACGGCTACGAGACCGCCTATGAGAAG GGCTCGGAGCTGTCGGGCTGGGCCCTCGGCCGCTACAGCGTGGAGGGCATCGACCTGAACCACAACTTCCCGGACCTGAACAACATCCTGTGGGACGCTCAGGAGGTGGCCGCGTGGGGGAAGACCAAAGTACCCAACCACTACGTCCCCATCCCGGAGTACTACACCAAGGAGGAGGCCATG gtGGCGCCAGAGACGCGGGCGGTCATCAGCTGGATGCAGGACATCCCCTTCGTGCTGAGCGCCAGCCTCCACGGcggggagctggtggtggtgtaccCGCACGACTGCACCAAGGACTGGGCGCCCAAGGAGTACACGGCCAGCCCGGACGACAGCTTCTTCCGCTGGCTGGCGACCGTCTACGCCTCCACCAACCTGGCCATGCTGAACCCCGACCGCCGCATGTGCCACGTGGACGACTTCCAGCGCACGCGCAACATCGTCAACGGCGGCGCCTGGCACACCGTCCCCGGCA GTATGGGCGACTTCAGCTACTTCCACACCAACTGCTTCGAGGTGACGGTGGAGCTGTCCTGTGACAAGTACCCTCACGTCAGCGAGCTGCCCCAGGAGTGGGAGAACAACAAGGAGTCCCTGCTGATCTACATGGAGCAG GTCCACCGAGGGATTAAGGGCGTGGTCAGGGACAAGATGACCAGGAGGGGCCTGGCAGACGCCATCATCAAGGTGGAGGACCACGACCACGACATCCGCAcag CGGCGGACGGGGACTACTGGCGCCTGTTGAACCCGGGCGAGTACCGGGTGGTGGCGTGGGCCGAGGGATACCTCCCCGCCGCCCGCAGCTGCCGCGTGGGCATGGAGGCGCGGGCCACGCCCTGCGACTTCCACCTGGTCAAGACGCCGCTCCAGAGGCTGAAGGACATCCGAGCCAAGGGCGGGAAGGTCCCGCAGGACCTCCAGCTGAGGCTTCGCGCCCTGCGGCTCCGCAAGCTGCGCGTCACCACTAAGGTCCTCAACCAGCGGcgggagaagcagcagcagcagcagaggaggagggcgtga